Proteins from a single region of Longimicrobium sp.:
- the coaBC gene encoding bifunctional phosphopantothenoylcysteine decarboxylase/phosphopantothenate--cysteine ligase CoaBC, translating into MAGRREPRRPFAGRRVLLGVTGGIAAYKAVQLARDLALAGAAVDVVLTAGAREFVRPLTFEALTGRAAHTSLYPDGDPNLHIRLAREADLVLVAPATANFLARGAHGMADDLLTAILLATPAPVVLCPAMNDRMYAHRATQDNLLRLREIGYTLAGPATGPLAWGEGEGPGRMLEPDEILAHAGRALESPSLDGVRIVVTAGPTREPIDPVRYVGNRSSGRMGYEIAAAAWRRGADVHLVSGPSHLLAPVGPVVTRVETAEEMRGAVAAHLPNADALVMAAAVADFRPSDPAGEKIKKESGGVPVIELERTPDVLRETRDLRPAGAVVVGFALETQDVVANGRRKLERKGLDLLVVNDAREPGAGFEVVTNRVTFLEPGRDDESLPLMSKGEVADRILDRVEAILQAKRAR; encoded by the coding sequence GTGGCCGGCCGGCGCGAGCCGCGGCGTCCCTTCGCGGGGCGCCGCGTGCTGCTGGGGGTGACGGGAGGGATCGCGGCGTACAAGGCGGTCCAGCTGGCGCGCGACCTGGCGCTGGCCGGCGCCGCCGTGGACGTGGTGCTCACGGCGGGCGCGCGCGAGTTCGTGCGGCCGCTCACCTTCGAGGCGCTCACCGGCCGCGCCGCGCACACCTCGCTCTATCCCGACGGCGATCCCAATCTCCACATCCGCCTGGCGCGCGAGGCCGATCTCGTGCTGGTCGCGCCGGCGACGGCCAACTTCCTGGCGCGCGGGGCGCACGGGATGGCGGACGATCTCTTGACCGCCATTCTCCTCGCCACGCCGGCGCCCGTGGTGCTCTGCCCGGCCATGAACGACCGCATGTACGCCCACCGCGCCACGCAGGACAACCTGCTGCGGCTGCGGGAGATCGGCTACACGCTCGCCGGCCCGGCCACGGGCCCGCTGGCATGGGGCGAGGGCGAGGGACCGGGGCGGATGCTGGAGCCCGACGAGATCCTGGCGCACGCAGGCCGCGCGCTCGAATCCCCGTCGCTCGACGGTGTGCGGATCGTCGTCACCGCCGGGCCCACGCGCGAGCCCATCGACCCCGTGCGCTACGTCGGCAACCGCTCGTCGGGGCGGATGGGGTACGAGATCGCCGCCGCGGCGTGGCGGCGCGGCGCGGACGTCCATCTCGTCTCCGGGCCTTCCCATCTCCTTGCTCCCGTGGGCCCCGTGGTGACCCGGGTGGAGACGGCGGAGGAGATGCGGGGCGCCGTGGCGGCCCATCTCCCGAACGCCGATGCGCTGGTGATGGCTGCGGCCGTCGCCGACTTCCGCCCCTCCGATCCCGCGGGGGAGAAGATCAAGAAGGAGAGCGGCGGCGTTCCGGTGATCGAGCTGGAGCGGACGCCGGACGTGCTGCGGGAAACACGCGATCTGCGCCCCGCCGGTGCCGTGGTCGTCGGCTTCGCGCTGGAGACGCAGGACGTGGTGGCGAACGGCCGCCGCAAGCTGGAGAGGAAGGGGTTGGATCTTCTCGTCGTCAACGACGCCCGCGAGCCCGGCGCCGGCTTCGAGGTGGTGACGAACCGCGTGACGTTCCTCGAGCCGGGACGCGACGACGAGTCGCTGCCGCTGATGAGCAAGGGCGAGGTGGCCGACCGCATCCTGGACCGCGTGGAGGCCATCCTCCAGGCGAAGCGCGCGCGGTGA
- the rpoZ gene encoding DNA-directed RNA polymerase subunit omega yields MRVVTPGQAARHTGSKYLGVLVAAKMARHLNELRRGELMEDPTVSGAEPREKLTTVALEQVRAGTTEHRLVKRRRPDSL; encoded by the coding sequence ATGAGGGTTGTGACTCCGGGCCAGGCGGCCCGACACACCGGCAGCAAGTACCTGGGCGTGCTGGTGGCGGCCAAGATGGCCCGCCACCTGAACGAGCTTCGCCGCGGCGAGCTGATGGAGGACCCCACCGTGAGCGGCGCCGAGCCGCGCGAGAAGCTCACCACCGTGGCGCTGGAGCAGGTGCGCGCCGGGACCACCGAGCACCGGCTGGTCAAGCGCCGCCGCCCCGACTCGCTGTAA
- the gmk gene encoding guanylate kinase, producing MTGAEAPFPLVVSAPSGAGKSTLARLLRKRNPDVEFSISATTRAPRPGERDGREYHFVGRDEFLRMRDAGELIEWAPVHGNFYGTPLGNVRRAQARGQHLLLDIDVQGARQIRAALPEAVHVFVLPPTGAALVKRLSGRGTESADVLERRLRNAEDELRAAPEFDYVVVNDRLETAVTELEAVLRGRAGPPRVAAGLAGRIDRLCAEIERELGPDGPVERLRQGGMR from the coding sequence GTGACCGGCGCGGAGGCCCCCTTCCCGCTCGTCGTCTCGGCGCCCAGCGGGGCGGGGAAGAGCACGCTGGCGCGGCTGCTGAGGAAGCGGAACCCCGACGTCGAGTTCTCCATCTCCGCGACCACGCGGGCGCCGCGGCCGGGAGAGCGCGACGGGCGCGAGTACCACTTCGTGGGCCGCGACGAGTTCCTGCGCATGCGCGACGCGGGCGAGCTGATCGAGTGGGCGCCGGTGCACGGCAACTTCTACGGCACCCCGCTGGGCAACGTGCGCCGGGCGCAGGCGCGGGGGCAGCACCTGCTGCTCGACATCGACGTGCAGGGCGCGCGGCAGATCCGCGCGGCGCTTCCCGAGGCGGTGCACGTGTTCGTCCTCCCGCCCACCGGCGCCGCGCTGGTGAAGCGGCTTTCCGGGCGGGGGACGGAGAGCGCCGACGTGCTGGAGCGCCGGCTGCGGAATGCGGAAGACGAGCTGCGCGCCGCGCCCGAGTTCGACTACGTGGTGGTGAACGACCGGCTGGAAACGGCGGTGACGGAGCTGGAGGCGGTGCTGCGCGGACGCGCGGGGCCGCCGCGTGTGGCCGCGGGGCTGGCCGGCCGGATCGACCGGCTGTGCGCGGAGATCGAGCGTGAGCTGGGCCCGGACGGGCCCGTGGAACGTCTACGACAGGGAGGAATGCGATGA
- a CDS encoding YicC/YloC family endoribonuclease, which yields MTGFGEARRDTPAGTLLVEVRTVNHRHFNANLRLPQSLARWETEIREWLRQRISRGHVNASVRLETPAGQPRGLKLDEERVQSYLALLHQLSDRFGVSGTPDLHTLARFPDVFVRDEGEDFEVESDDLRAAVDEAAQANVRMREGEGRRLHDDLEGRVAAMEAGLDQIAALAPERLAAERDRLRAAIHELAGGVAVDEARLAQELVYTAERLDINEELVRFRAHNAAFRELLDADSAEPVGKRLGFLVQEMHREANTIGSKANHAGIAHRVVAIKEEVERLREQVENVE from the coding sequence ATGACGGGGTTCGGCGAGGCGCGCAGGGACACGCCGGCCGGCACCCTCCTGGTCGAGGTCCGCACCGTAAACCATCGCCACTTCAACGCCAACCTCCGCCTCCCGCAGTCGCTGGCGCGCTGGGAGACGGAGATCCGCGAGTGGCTGCGGCAGCGGATCTCGCGCGGGCACGTGAACGCCAGCGTGCGGCTGGAAACGCCCGCCGGACAGCCGCGCGGCCTGAAGCTGGACGAGGAGCGCGTGCAGTCGTACCTGGCGCTCCTCCACCAGCTTTCCGACCGCTTCGGCGTCTCCGGCACCCCCGACCTGCACACGCTGGCGCGCTTCCCCGACGTGTTCGTCCGCGACGAGGGCGAGGACTTCGAGGTGGAGTCCGACGACCTGCGCGCCGCCGTGGACGAGGCGGCGCAGGCCAACGTCCGCATGCGCGAGGGCGAGGGTCGCCGGCTGCACGACGACCTGGAGGGCCGCGTGGCCGCGATGGAGGCCGGGCTGGACCAGATCGCCGCGCTGGCGCCCGAGCGGCTGGCGGCCGAGCGCGACCGGCTGCGCGCCGCCATCCACGAGCTGGCCGGCGGCGTGGCGGTGGACGAGGCGCGGCTGGCGCAGGAGCTGGTGTACACCGCCGAGCGGCTGGACATCAACGAGGAGCTGGTGCGCTTCCGCGCCCACAACGCCGCCTTCCGCGAGCTGCTGGACGCCGACAGTGCCGAGCCCGTGGGGAAGCGGCTGGGCTTTCTCGTGCAGGAGATGCACCGCGAGGCCAACACCATCGGCTCCAAGGCCAACCACGCGGGGATCGCGCACCGCGTGGTGGCCATCAAGGAAGAGGTGGAGCGCCTCCGCGAGCAGGTGGAGAACGTGGAGTGA